In Saccopteryx leptura isolate mSacLep1 chromosome 12, mSacLep1_pri_phased_curated, whole genome shotgun sequence, a genomic segment contains:
- the RBM48 gene encoding RNA-binding protein 48 isoform X1 produces the protein MASSGGELGALFDHHVQRAVCDTRAKYREGRRPRAVRVYTINLESRYLLIQGVPAVGAMKELVERFALYGAIEQYNALDEYPAEDFTEVYLIKFVNLQNARTAKKKMDEQSFFGGLLHVCYAPEFETVEETRKKLQERRAYVARTTKNKDYFMTKKKLDTEHKDPKDYRQDFHSKKSGFCATDLNTSAGNSDPCLPYSCELPLCYFSSKCVCSSGEYMDRPSSSSQDGRNYGETVGYCNHSDSLPKMQAKTLRTSVAGPGARKAITPSEAVDRFMPRTTQLQERKRRREDDRKLGTFLETSASSDEVMIGPQLPDIPKVDMHDDSLNTTANLIRNKLKEVVSSVPKPAENTVEDVRTSHPLKQRRRI, from the exons ATGGCGTCTAGCGGCGGAGAGTTGGGCGCGTTATTTGATCACCATGTCCAGAGAGCTGTATGCGACACGCGGGCCAAGTATCGGGAGGGGCGACGGCCTCGTGCTGTCAGG GTATATACAATTAACTTGGAATCTCGATACTTATTAATACAAGGAGTTCCTGCAGTGGGAGCGATGAAGGAATTGGTCGAGCGGTTTGCTCTGTATGGTGCAATTGAACAGTATAATGCTCTAGATGAATACCCAGCAGAAGACTTTACAGAAGTCTATCTTATTAAATTTGTGAATTTACAAAATGCAAG GACagccaagaaaaaaatggatgaacAGAGTTTCTTTGGTGGATTGCTTCATGTATGCTATGCTCCAGAATTTGAGACAGttgaagaaactagaaaaaaattacaagagagGAGGGCTTATGTAGCAAGAACTACtaaaaataaag ATTATTTCATGACAAAGAAGAAACTGGATACAGAGCATAAAGACCCAAAAGATTATAGACAGGACTTCCATTCAAAGAAATCTGGATTTTGTGCAACTGATTTGAACACTTCTGCTGGAAACTCAGATCCTTGTCTTCCTTATTCTTGTGAGTTGCCTTTATGCTATTTCTCCTCCAAATGTGTATGTTCATCAGGAGAGTACATGGACAGACCATCAAGCTCCTCTCAGGATGGTAGAAACTATGGTGAGACAGTGGGGTATTGTAACCACAGTGACTCTTTGCCAAAAATGCAGGCGAAAACTTTAAGAACTTCAGTGGCTGGCCCTGGTGCACGGAAGGCTATTACTCCTTCAGAGGCAGTTGACAGATTTATGCCTAGGACAACACAGCTTCAGGAgcggaagagaagaagagaggatgaTCGTAAACTTGGAACTTTTCTTGAAACAAGTGCCAGCAGTGATGAGGTTATGATTGGGCCGCAGTTACCAGACATACCTAAAGTGGATATGCACGATGACTCACTGAATACAACAGCAAATTTAATTCGGAATAAACTTAAAGAG gTGGTTTCATCTGTGCCGAAGCCTGCAGAGAACACAGTGGAAGATGTGCGTACAAGTCACCCATTAAAACAAAGAAGACGGATATAA
- the RBM48 gene encoding RNA-binding protein 48 isoform X2 → MQDYFMTKKKLDTEHKDPKDYRQDFHSKKSGFCATDLNTSAGNSDPCLPYSCELPLCYFSSKCVCSSGEYMDRPSSSSQDGRNYGETVGYCNHSDSLPKMQAKTLRTSVAGPGARKAITPSEAVDRFMPRTTQLQERKRRREDDRKLGTFLETSASSDEVMIGPQLPDIPKVDMHDDSLNTTANLIRNKLKEVVSSVPKPAENTVEDVRTSHPLKQRRRI, encoded by the exons ATGCAAG ATTATTTCATGACAAAGAAGAAACTGGATACAGAGCATAAAGACCCAAAAGATTATAGACAGGACTTCCATTCAAAGAAATCTGGATTTTGTGCAACTGATTTGAACACTTCTGCTGGAAACTCAGATCCTTGTCTTCCTTATTCTTGTGAGTTGCCTTTATGCTATTTCTCCTCCAAATGTGTATGTTCATCAGGAGAGTACATGGACAGACCATCAAGCTCCTCTCAGGATGGTAGAAACTATGGTGAGACAGTGGGGTATTGTAACCACAGTGACTCTTTGCCAAAAATGCAGGCGAAAACTTTAAGAACTTCAGTGGCTGGCCCTGGTGCACGGAAGGCTATTACTCCTTCAGAGGCAGTTGACAGATTTATGCCTAGGACAACACAGCTTCAGGAgcggaagagaagaagagaggatgaTCGTAAACTTGGAACTTTTCTTGAAACAAGTGCCAGCAGTGATGAGGTTATGATTGGGCCGCAGTTACCAGACATACCTAAAGTGGATATGCACGATGACTCACTGAATACAACAGCAAATTTAATTCGGAATAAACTTAAAGAG gTGGTTTCATCTGTGCCGAAGCCTGCAGAGAACACAGTGGAAGATGTGCGTACAAGTCACCCATTAAAACAAAGAAGACGGATATAA
- the LOC136384220 gene encoding calaxin-like produces MDPRALRKLVESISKTVKSFKKYEVECLIILFYDLVEKADVRLDNVGLDRVAFRRILHALFGMTDDKLMNRVFFAFDKDSDNCINVNEWVKGLSVFLRGTLEEKLKFCFEVYYLNGDDGCISEEEIFDLLKNSLYQQSPEEETDEGIKELVDITLKKMDYDNDGKISFADFEKAVKEDRLMMEVLGQCLPKSEICLSFEALAFRHIDTS; encoded by the exons ATGGACCCAAGGGCTCTGAGGAAACTGGTGGAGTCCATCAGTAAAACTGTCAAGAGCT tcaAGAAATATGAAGTAGAGTGTCTCATAATACTTTTTTACGACTTGGTGGAAAAAGCTGATGTGAGACTTGATAACGTTGGACTAGATCGTGTTGCATTTCGAAGGATCCTGCATGCTTTATTTGGAATGACCGATGATAAGCTAATGAACAGGG tattttttgcATTTGACAAAGACAGTGATAACTGCATAAACGTAAATGAGTGGGTTAAAGGATTATCAGTGTTTCTTCGAGGGACTTTGGAAGAAAAGTTGAAGT TCTGTTTTGAAGTTTATTATTTgaatggtgatgatggttgcatTTCTGAAGAGGAAATATTTGATCTGTTGAAGAACAGTCTATACCAACAGTCACCTGAGGAAGAGACTGATGAAGGAATAAAAGAGTTGGTAGATATAACACTGAAGAAAATG GATTATGACAATGATGGCAAGATATCTTTTGCAGACTTTGAAAAGGCAGTAAAAGAAGACAGACTAATGATGGAGGTGTTGGGACAATGTTTACCCAAGTCAGAG ATTTGTCTTTCCTTTGAAGCTCTGGCATTCAGACACATAGACACATCCTGA